In Mauremys reevesii isolate NIE-2019 linkage group 14, ASM1616193v1, whole genome shotgun sequence, a single window of DNA contains:
- the TRIP6 gene encoding thyroid receptor-interacting protein 6: MSGPTWLPPKQLSNSGSPGVSVSAPALCKPQKKYAPVPAPPRPAPQEQNGGGMSGPSYQPAGPGSLPSRSLPSAFGPERHYPAPPGAKDEPGAPWGGRGYHMQGSALDPGPPRPSSIDAQIDSLTSMLADMESAGPQRRGERQNFDVVPYPSASGAPQPGPPKMPGPYKPGSFAPKNSPYGPSPQPATSTASSGPSPQYGAGYPRVPPGHKPYPQPTPASYTTSAGPAFNVQVKVAQPVLGYGQPRHRAEQAYAPPSPRAGRGAQYAGEEGWYLEPGGYSKRPGKGESYGAGGLAKPGEAAGGPYQAAAGTPAKEETAVTGKVPPGGGGGYQHQAPPSRPEEELDRLTRKLVHDMNHPPAGSTGRCARCGENVVGDGTGCVAMDQVFHVPCFTCTTCHARLRGQPFYAMERRAYCEACYVVTLEKCSRCSKPILDRILRAMGKAYHPQCFTCVVCHHCLDGVPFTVDATSQVHCIEDFHRKFAPRCSVCGNAIMPEPGQEETVRIVALDRSFHIGCYKCEECGLLLSSEGEGRGCYPLDGHILCKSCSARRIQELSSKITTDC; this comes from the exons ATGTCCGGTCCCACCTGGCTTCCCCCCAAGCAGCTGAGCAATTCGGGGTCTCCCGGCGTCTCGGTCTCGGCTCCGGCGCTCTGCAAACCCCAGAAGAAATACGCCCCGGTCCCCGCGCCCCCCAGGCCGGCCCCCCAGGAGCAGAACGGGGGTGGCATGAGCGGGCCGAGCTACCAGCCAGCGGGCCCTG GCAGCCTCCCTTcccgttccctgccctctgctttCGGCCCCGAGCGTCATTACCCAGCACCCCCTGGAGCCAAGGATGAGCCGGGGGCACCCTGGGGTGGACGCGGGTACCATATGCAG GGGTCCGCCCTAGACCCGGGGCCGCCCCGCCCCTCCAGCATCGACGCCCAGATCGACTCGCTCACCAGTATGTTGGCGGATATGGAGAGCGCCGGCCCGCAACGCCGGGGGGAGAGGCAG AACTTCGACGTCGTCCCGTACCCGTCGGCCTCTGGCGCCCCGCAGCCCGGCCCCCCCAAAATGCCCGGCCCCTACAAGCCAGGCTCCTTCGCCCCCAAGAACTCGCCCTACGGTCCGTCGCCCCAACCGGCCACCTCCACGGCTTCCTCCGGGCCGTCCCCGCAGTACGGGGCTGGCTACCCGCGGGTGCCACCCGGGCACAAACCCTACCCGCAACCCACGCCCGCGTCCTACACCACATCGGCCGGGCCGGCCTTTAACGTCCAGGTCAAAGTGGCACAGCCGGTGCTGGGTTACGGCCAACCGAGGCACCGGGCCGAGCAGGCCTATGCCCCCCCCTCGCCCCGAGCTGGCCGCGGGGCCCAGTACGCCGGGGAGGAGGGCTGGTATCTGGAGCCGGGGGGTTACAGCAAGAGGCCAGGCAAGGGGGAGAGCtatggagctggggggctggccaAGCCGGGGGAGGCGGCCGGGGGTCCGTACCAGGCTGCTGCCGGGACCCCGGCCAAGGAAGAGACGGCGGTGACGGGGAAGGTGCCCCCTGGTGGCGGAGGCGGATACCAGCACCAG GCCCCCCCGAGCCGCCCGGAGGAGGAGCTGGACAGACTGACCAGGAAGCTGGTGCACGACATGAATCACCCGCCGGCGGGGAGTACTG ggcgCTGCGCCCGCTGTGGGGAGAACGTGGTGGGGGACGGGACGGGCTGCGTGGCCATGGACCAGGTCTTCCACGTGCCCTGCTTCACCTGCACCACCTGCCACGCCCGGCTGCGCGGCCAACCCTTCTACGCCATGGAGCGGCGGGCGTACTGCGAGGCCTGCTACGTG gTGACGCTGGAGAAATGCTCCCGGTGCTCCAAGCCCATCCTGGACCGGATCCTGCGGGCCATGGGCAAAGCCTATCACCCCCAGTGCTTCACCTGCgtcgtctgccaccactgcctggACGGGGTCCCCTTCACCGTGGACGCCACCAGCCAGGTGCACTGCATCGAGGACTTCCACCG GAAGTTCGCCCCCCGCTGCTCCGTCTGCGGCAACGCCATCATGCCCGAGCCCGGGCAGGAGGAGACGGTCAGGATCGTGGCCCTGGATCGGAGCTTCCACATTGGGTGCTACAAGTGTGag gagtGCGGGCTGCTGCTGTCGTCGGAGGGCGAGGGCCGGGGCTGCTACCCCCTGGACGGGCACATCCTGTGCAAGTCGTGCAGCGCCCGGCGCATCCAGGAGCTCTCCTCGAAGATCACCACCGACTGCTGA